Genomic DNA from Labeo rohita strain BAU-BD-2019 unplaced genomic scaffold, IGBB_LRoh.1.0 scaffold_1500, whole genome shotgun sequence:
AGTGATCCACAGTGGCTGTGTGTTACTGTACTTTGTGTAATAGGCCGGTCGTCCTCTCTCTGCTCTGCACGTATAAACTCCTGTGTGCTGTAGAGCAGCAGGACTGAGAGTGTAAGAGCCTCCAGCTCCTCTGCTGCTGTCTGACAGATGATCATCATCTCTGAACCAGCTGAACGTCCAGCCTGTAGAGGAGCCTGTAACCTcacagatcagagtcactgagTCTCCTTCAGTCAGCCACGGCTGTGGAGACACTCGCACTGCTGCCTGAGCTTCAGCTGAACAAAACATGAGGAGTTATAGAGCCACAGAGAAACTGAGAGAGAAGCTGTTCACACTGATAAtaatgaacaaacacacaaacttacCTGATACATTCAGTGTAACAGCATCACTGCGCTGAGagcattgtgtgtttttttgtcctGTACAGGTGTATTTACCGCTGTGAATGTGATCAACACTGCTGATGTTCCACTCTTGTGTTGAGATTCGGCTGACAGAGTTTTTATGTTGGTAGTTTGTTCCCTCTATTTCCCATCTGTACGTCCACTCAGTGTCTCCTCCCCATTTTATATCACATCTGAGAGTGACTGTTTCTCCTCTGAACACTCGTTCATCAGGTCGTACCGTCACCACAGCTTTAGGACTCACTGTACAAACACagattattgcatttatttttgggtttTGTAAGTTCTGTAGATATTGTCTGTGATCTGTATGTTGTGTCACATACTATGTTCTCTCTCACCTGTAACATTTACCCACAGTGCATCACTGTATTGTGTGTAGTAGACTGGTGTCCCTCTTCCAGCTCTACACCAGTACTGGCCTCCATCAGACACTGAATCAATCTTCACTCTGTAGGAGTTTGTTTCTGTCTTCTTTGTCTCAGAGTTCGATGTGTGTTTGTACCAGTAAAAGTCCCATCCAGTGGACGGATCCATGCGACAGGTCAAAGTCACTGTGTTTCCTGTCAGTGCAGCTCCTGCAGGATCTGATGTGAGTTCAGGCTTTGGCTTTAGACCTGCAGGAGAACAAGAACAGGTTTACCTGTGTATTTGTGTGCATCAGCACATTCTATGATCAGCGTCATTTCCCTAAAAAGGAGAGTTTgatcaggagaaaaaaaaatgcacatggCACAACATTATGACAGAGCAAATATTGTAGAGGTTGGTTACATTAAACTGCAGGTTGTGTGTACATCATATGCATGAAATACTTAAGCAGTGATAGTTGCTACTGAGTTTTAATACACAGTTCTGCATTCAAACAgaataaagactaaaaatgAATTGCTTCAGTCATTTATAAGCACAGATGTGGCTGATACAGAAGAGTATGTGAAAAGTGTTAAGACAgttattgattttaaatgagCTGATTGTGATCAGTATATGAACactaattaaatattgatataaacCACATCATTGTATTGTGATTAATTTTCTTTGAGTGCTGAATTTAATTTGCAATATGATGAGGCCATGTGACAATGGAGCCACTACAGTTTGAATCATTTATTGTTGCATAATGTGATCAGTTTCATGTACTAATAACAGGTAGTAGGCAGAATAGAGTTTATActgaattattttcatttagcaagTTAGTATGTTGAACAAAACCACAGTCTCTAAATTATATATGTGGTCATAGAGTGAGTTATTCGCAATTtcgtacaaaataaaagcatttaaaagcaaacttcctgattaaacattCAAGCATATTAGTGTGAGAAACCATGcagattttttataatttttatttcatattgtgaaaattactcataaaaaatgatttttttcactcaaaaaacgaggtaccttctctcagaaaaatgaggcctacgattaatcagatgcaaataaaaacacaaaaccagtcctaaatgaaagaaaacaagttggcGAAAAGAATGAATCTAATCtttagtgataatatagcataatgacagatttatgagcagttgtttggagtccggtcatttttgaccgggaacaccacaagtgtgactaagtgaaataaaagccacaaaaaattacgaaaatccgaaaaaaaattctgagatGTACAATAGAAGTCCAATAcgataatgttatttatttctgggaaaaagaaaatcttttccgggtcaatttgacccgaacacaaccagagggttaagcACATGAAGTTACAAGAAGGTAAACACACATAACGTGTTACAACGTGTCTTCGCATGTAGATATCGCGTTAGAAAGACGATCGGTTACTCACACTTCCGACCAAACGCCTATGGTACGTGTTAACAACGTGTAAGCACATGTAGGAACGTGTTGCctaaaattttgtaaaaaccATTTTTGGCTTATTATTAGAACcgatttaataattaataattttatgacAAAGAACCGCACAGATGCAGCTATTATAATAATCTATTGATAAACACACACCTTGTCCTCTGTTTCTCACTCTGCACACTATTGACGCGGTCTGCGGATTGAAAAAAGAAGAACGCGCTGAAACACAGGAGGAGCCGATCGAAGTTTGCCGAAACTTTCTAgtgaaatttaaaggggactGAGGCGATCACGAATTTGTGTAGAATTTATTGAATCAACAAATTGAATCAACGTTGAAAACGCGACGTTGTTTCACCGTCTTACCTTTCAACGACAGTGAATACACAACTGTGCGTTCAATTAGAACCAGTTTGCATTTAGATCAACACTGGACAcacataaaagttaaaaaatcaAATGACTAACAGCAATGGATTTACTATAAACTTCAATAAACGAACACATGATCAATAttgtagaatttatttttaaaaacctgtaGAAGAAGAACccaaacataatacaaatacattaatgCTGCTCACATAtaattgtagcccagtttgtgatgaatacagattataaaaaaaaaaaaaatactatttaaaatgttttctatttgaatatattttaaaatgtaatttaatcctggGATGtcaaagcagattttttttcatcagtaCTTATGATCCTACGGAaattcagggtgggaggaaaaatatttttcagatttttttgcgttctctcgcaaaaccagttgagttcGGACAAACACTATCTGTTTACTTTACAGCTTGTAGTGGTTTCTACATTGCACGTTCGCAATTGAGCGACTCACAGAGTTTGATTCTGAACTTGGACTCATGTaggctattatataaatacattaaggCACGATTTTgggacattctaaaatgtaaaacactgtagGACCAAATTCAGTACACACCTTATTTACCAGAATAGCTCAGTATATAAACGTAACCCGCTAAATTGCACGTTAATCGTATCCCCCAGAAAGAAAACTTAACGGGATAATAGAGTATAAAAGGCTGAACTCGGTATACAGTTTGTTATACATTTGAAATGTAGGAAAGCAGGTGCCCCGAATATGAACAGAAAGCTCTAAATTGCATGTTAAGCCTTTTCCTCccataaattatgtaattattacaaatata
This window encodes:
- the LOC127158432 gene encoding Fc receptor-like protein 5, with amino-acid sequence MVTEEGYYGNKQDLPTSTLTVTQDSPVFTGETVSLTCVIESYSNWRWRIYKTQDWTYDWTPDWRYEWYKGTDSVMLQTSERYTVKGDTFIIKGVITSDQDQYWCRGQRNERPKSSQSSSKVSLTVTVKPKPVVKVTPDQRVFRGETVTLTCDIQGGGNIQWTYSWFKDGSVIRHVTERVYTITSVSDSGEYSCRGERSDSQRSDISAAVTLTVSGLKPKPELTSDPAGAALTGNTVTLTCRMDPSTGWDFYWYKHTSNSETKKTETNSYRVKIDSVSDGGQYWCRAGRGTPVYYTQYSDALWVNVTVSPKAVVTVRPDERVFRGETVTLRCDIKWGGDTEWTYRWEIEGTNYQHKNSVSRISTQEWNISSVDHIHSGKYTCTGQKNTQCSQRSDAVTLNVSAEAQAAVRVSPQPWLTEGDSVTLICEVTGSSTGWTFSWFRDDDHLSDSSRGAGGSYTLSPAALQHTGVYTCRAERGRPAYYTKYSNTQPL